Proteins from a genomic interval of Myxococcales bacterium:
- the dut gene encoding dUTP diphosphatase, whose amino-acid sequence MTAPRTAPLVRFARLSPHARVPRYMTAGAAGMDLSSASEAPLVLAPGERLAVPTGWAIELPSGFEGQVRPRSGLASQRGVTVVNAPGTIDSDYRGELRVLLVNLGREPHTIALGDRVAQLVVAPVAQAEVVVEDDPAALSETARGAGGFGHTGQGG is encoded by the coding sequence ATGACGGCCCCGCGAACGGCACCTCTCGTCCGCTTCGCGCGGCTGTCGCCCCACGCACGCGTGCCCCGGTACATGACGGCCGGGGCCGCGGGCATGGATCTGTCCTCTGCCTCCGAGGCGCCCCTCGTGCTTGCTCCTGGTGAGCGCCTGGCGGTGCCTACGGGCTGGGCCATCGAGCTTCCCTCGGGCTTTGAGGGGCAGGTGAGGCCGCGCTCGGGGCTTGCGAGCCAACGCGGGGTCACGGTGGTGAACGCCCCCGGGACGATCGACAGCGACTACCGAGGGGAGCTTCGGGTGCTGCTCGTGAATCTGGGGCGAGAGCCGCACACCATCGCGCTCGGCGATCGGGTGGCGCAGCTCGTGGTGGCGCCCGTGGCGCAGGCCGAGGTGGTCGTGGAAGACGACCCTGCGGCCTTGTCCGAGACGGCCCGCGGGGCGGGCGGTTTTGGTCACACGGGGCAGGGGGGCTGA